CTCATGTTCACTTGAGTCTTCCAGACTCAATGGAAAAATCAAACGTGACTCCCATTATACTGACCTGATTGATACGAATGCACACGTGAGAGAGTTTTTAAACTTGAACAAATTAGAATTAGGGATCGATATGTCAGATTTTGAAGAGATTAagaatttaaatgtatttttaaatcttcAGGTATTTAAATGTCCGCGGACCAAAAAATCAGAGAttgatttgtcatttttttaatttttaatttcaaatcactATTTATAACAAATGATCCTTTAAATAGAGGtttgaatttttagttttcttttttaaatttatattttaaatttttgaaaaagaaataataaatttattagatgtgtttgttttaatttttttaaattaatgtaataaaaaattaattaaaaaataattaaaaaatatttagttgtGCTGAatttgtataatattttttggtgttcttcttgtatatgtttaatataataaatatgttatgtattttttattttattggtgaTTGTtcactaaaaatatatattttttgtatataaataattttaagatgATAAAAAATATGGTAAAAAAAAGAGTCAAGTGTCTTCTATAGGTGTGGGGTAGAAGGATGAAATCTAAAAAAACACTTTGAAGAgttgaatttttctttagtgGAAACTAAATTGGTGGAAATGAATTGGTTGGATTTGAAGTGTAGAGAGTATCATCTAGTTAAAAAGAAACGAAACTAAATGTTCCCTCACTAATAATGTCATATGTCATGAGCATCCGGACACCTCCTTGTTATAGACACCCAGAGTAGAACTTTAGCTTAAATTGTGGAAATCAACTTCTagttttagttaaaaagatttaaagTGGTGAAAACacctaaaaatattttctgcCAACTATCCTATTTAATAACAAGCCTTAAGATAAAAAGAGTATGCCAAAAATTACATTGTAACCATTAGATAATAGACTTGCTCTTCAAAATGACTTTTAACTATAAAAAGACCGTAAGTCActtcttttagatttttttttcctgAAACTTGGAAGCTTAGATCCATCTTTTTCTCTTCCtaaattttttcattgttttttattttatttatcaatttcatACATAAAATTAGCATTTGAGTGTTTCACCAGAATACCCaataccaaaattaattaacctTTATTCAGTCTAACTCATTCATCCTTTTATAATATTAGTAGATATCTCAACATTTATTCTCTAGCtctatttttatcattaattcttgtattgtttatttattattaataaaagtatcttctataaatttatttattcctaatctttgatcttaatttttaatttacttactctattttaaaaatcaaacgtGAGTCCCATTATACTGACCTGATTGATACGAATGCACACGTGAGAGAGTTTTTAAACTTGAACAAATTAGAATTAGGGATCGATATGTCAGATTTTGAAGAGATTAagaatttaaatgtatttttaaatcttcAGGTATTTAAATGTCCGCGGACCAAAAAATCAGAGAttgatttgtcatttttttaatttttaatttcaaatcactATTTATAACAAATGATCCTTTAAATAGAGGtttgaatttttagttttcttttttaaatttatattttaaatttttgaaaaagaaataataaatttattagatgtgtttgttttaatttttttaaattaatgtaataaaaaattaattaaaaaataattaaaaaatatttagttgtGCTGAatttgtataatattttttggtgttcttcttgtatatgtttaatataataaatatgttatgtattttttattttattggtgaTTGTtcactaaaaatatatattttttgtatataaataattttaagatgATAAAAAATATGGTAAAAAAAAGAGTCAAGTGTCTTCTATAGGTGTGGGGTAGAAGGATGAAATCTAAAAAAACACTTTGAAGAgttgaatttttctttagtgGAAACTAAATTGGTAGAAATGAATTGGTTGGATTTGAAGTGTAGAGAGTATCACTAGTTAAAAAGAAACGAAACTAAATGTTCCTTCACTAATAATGTCATATGTCATGAGCATCCGGACACCTCCTTGTTATAGACACCCAGAGTAGAACTTTAGCTTAAATTGTAGAAATCAACTTCTagttttagttaaaaagatttgaagtggtgaaaatacctaaaaatattttctgcCAACTATCCTATTTAATAACAAGCCTTAAGATAAAAAGAGTATGCCAAAAATTACATTGTAACCATTAGATAATAGACTTGCTCTTCAAAATGACTTTTAACTATAAAAAGACCGTAAGTCACTTCTTTTAGACTCTTTTTTTTCCTGAAACTTGGAAGCTTAGATCCATCTTTTTCTCTTCCtaaattttttcattgttttttattttatttatcaattttatacataaaattaGCATTTGAGTGTTTCACCAGAATACCCaataccaaaattaattaacctTTATTCAGTCTAACTCATTCATCCTTTTATAATATTAGTAGATATCTCAACATTTATTCTCTAGctctattttttatcattaattcttgtattgtttatttattattaataaaagtatcttctataaatttatttattcctaatctttgatcttaatttttaatttacttaCTCTATTTTACACAAAACTCAACTGAAATTGTAATAGTTCAGACCACCCGCTAAAACGATATtatccgctttggcacacaaggcctcacgattttgcctttgacgataggggggtcgattgtaaggtcccacgtCGGTTGGGAAGGAGaatgaagcatgccttataagggtgtggatacctctccctagtatgacgcgttttgacgagtgagtgtgggggggattcggctatcatccctatcgtcaaaggcaaaatcgtgaggccttgtgtgccaaagcggacaatatcgtgctagcgagTAGTCTGgactgttacagatggtatcactGTCGGAGCCCtgatcgatgtgccagcgaggaCGTTGGGCTCCCTTaagggggtggattgtaaggtccaacatcggttggggaggggaacgaagcataccttataagggtgtggatacatCTCCCTAGCATAacgcattttgacgagtgagtgtgggggatTCGGTTATTATCCCTATCATCAAagacaaaaccgtgaggccttatGTGCCAAAGCAGACTATAttgtgctagcgggtggtctgaactgttacagatggtattaGAGGCGGAACCCGGATCGATGTGTCAGCGAGAGCGCTGGACTCCCTTAGGGGGtagattgtaaggtcccacatcggttagAAAGggaaacgaagcatgccttataagggtgtggatatctctccctagcatgacgcattttgacgagtgagtttGTGGCATTCGACTATCATCTCTATTGTCAAAAGCAAAATTGTGAAGCCTTATGTGCTAAAGCAGACAATATCATACTAGCATGTGTTTTGGACTGTTACAGAAATTAATTGGCTATTATTAATtcttaaatttgtatttatatatctaatttattttaaagagaGATATAATGGATACCTTATCTAAAACTTGAGAGTATTTGAGGAAGTCAAAATTCTCTTGTGAATAGAAACCAGTATTGCATTGTATTTACCGGAGGGAAAACCATTTCCCAATGTGTTATAATTAAGAATGCACAGGCGAATCTTGTAGTCTGAAGTTTTGTACCATTGCAACTTGCAAGGACGTTCTCTTAcgaaataatatattaaaatatgaacaagagattatgaaaataatattttaaagttagAAAAATggtaaaacaaaaagcaaaattTTGTAAATCGAACAGATATTCGAATCAGAAGAGTTAAATgtttaagaatttaaaaatttaatcatatatgataaaataattatatataaaatatatgattttttagaaaagtataattttttgattttattattttaaagaaattaaattacttTGACCgatctttcaaattttttgactaattttagtattgGCGCTTTTTATTTTGGATCAGACTAATAATTCAATAGTCAATTTTCAGTTAATTTAATCGAACCAATCAATTTAGTTTCCCGAGCacggataaaaaaaaataagaatttaattaattatgagaaAGTACgaggagccaatgaaatatttatacaatgtgtacaatggaggtttatggagtattagagatataattattagtgttacacTTTTGTATCAGTtgaagcttttgggatgagtggtatcatgacatggtattaaagcGCTAGATTCGAAATgtcaagagttcgatccttggtgaacCCAAAAATTATTcgagaagatgtttattatcacttgtactcggatggttattctaaataGTATAGGGAATGTTCATTTCATAACTCAATAgtcattatacacattgtataaatagtCCATTCTCTTCCTAGCGGGATCCATTTTATCAACTTCTTGCCAtacaaactttttaaatttgtgatagattttgaattttgaaaaaatataaaaataaaatcatttgaATACTATTATTTtgagtaaattattaaaatagtacCAAAAAATTTATAccgttaataaaaataattacaaaagacaataataataaataagtgtgcgaaaaatttaaaaatataacaaaatttgataatatatattttttttaaaaatttagagatcatattttgatataaattttttcatctttaaaatttgatcattttaagtcaactaatttaaaaaaatgattgtgaatgaacaaatttttttaaaaaataaaaaaattaaagaataaattttgtactgaatttttttgtacacttcaaaatatttattcaaatgttGGTAAATAAATTCGGAACAAATGGATAAGTAGattgttaaataaaatttttttttgttatttataaaaaaatataatatttattaattctttttgtcgtattatatttttaaattattaaagaattattttatcgataatattttttaaaagtcttTTTATCAGTGTTTGAATCTTTTGAGTATTAAATTAGTAGTTGACtgtgaataaaaataattaaaattttcaaattaactTTGTTTTTTGAAAAGCCATTTAAACGTATGAATTTAATTGAATGATAGCGTAAAACATACATACATCGATCAAAGTTAAactctaataaaatattatttttaaaaaattatcgtacaaaagttttataggattttttttataagaaaattattttatgtgTATCTAGTTGTACATTATgttgtcaccaaaaaaaaagttgtacattatgttataaaaaataactatttgttttatttaccgatatataatgatttaaaataataatacatgtgattgattatagtgaaaattaaactcaatttgaGATTTATTAAGCGTTGTATCTCCTATGCCTAGTCATAGATTTGgtatattaaaatgaaaatttaatttattttataattttttaaagaaaaagtataaaaaaaaaactcatattagttaatatttaaaatttagaattaaaaaaattaattgatgttGAGTTGTTGactaaaaaaaagttaacttttaattaaactgtttttttaaaaaaacgtTCAAAATGTCGTTATCTTTTTAACACTGCATTCTAATTGTCTTTGTTACGCTTTTGTTTAAACTTAAatattatttcttgtttttttttttttttaacggcCCTGAGAGTTCGGAAGGtattggaagaagaagaatcatgTCCCCTGCTATGCCATGTATATATGGCTGTTAGAAATGCTGAGATACGAAGAAGAATTGACGTCGCAATTACCGAAGATACCACTATTATTGTAACATATTTGATTTCATTTGAAAGAGTAGTATCTCAAATGAGATTCTAACACTAACAGTCTGATTTGTgcatttgttttttgttttattttttcctgCCAACACTCAAATTagtccaaaaataataaaataaaattttatgccCTTATTTCTTCCGTGAAATTTTCAACTGACTCAATGGAGAAAGATAAGTAAGTaactaaaataaagagaagGGAGTTTCTTTTACAATGACACCTGCAATAATTGACgccacattttttttttaacagcAACATTTTTCAacaagattttttttgaatgatCACATGTATAAACTTAAAAAGAGGGAGAAACAAATGCGGTGCAGTAGTGTTTTATAAGCATCATTGTCTTACTAAAAAAAGGTGAATAATTGATAGAATATGAGTATATGACTCGGTGGAGTACTCGgacctcaattttttttaatttttttaacataattcaAACAGTTCGACTTTTATACTTCTATAAATTGGACGGTTCAATTTCTATAAATCGAACGATCTAATTTCTatacttttaataaattaataattttatatttaagaataatACCCTAACAGtctacattttaaaaaaatatcattataattctaatattaaaaataaaaaattcgttATATGAAGATCCATTTTATCATTGCTTATTTTTAGggtaaattatttaaataaaataattaaaacttaaaatcatTAGACTACAATctttttaagttaaaaatgtaattacaattttttttatatctataCAAACCAAAACCGTTATTGTTACcagagaatttaaaattaacataaaccGCTGCTAGTCTTAGAATCAGAATTTATCTCAACTGGTCATTGTCAAAGTAACTGCTTACAGGGTCAtcgaaattattatttttctgatTATAATCATTGTGTACAATatacaacaaaataaaggaGCAAAGAGGATAATCACCTTTTTAAATAAGTTAATCAAAAATTAAGCTGCTACGAAAATTAAGTGTGTGTTTGATTtagcaaaaattaaacaaaaaataataaaatgaaataaaatgaagatagaagatgaaaaaagatagttgaaaaataaaatgaaaatgactttgcatataaaaaaaataacaaaaataaagaaagatcgTTGTAAATAAAATGAAGATGATTGTATATGTATAAAGGTAAGATAAAAAAGGATAATTGAGAGAATTAATTTTCTCAAAGACaataattgaaaacaaaagcTACCAaagtttattttgaatttgagtAATTCCTCCTCATTTTTATATGAATGCATTaactttgagaaaaaaaaaaaagagccgaaaattattaaaaactattcAGCAACCCCAATCACGTATATCAGTTTCTGATGGAGCATTTGCGTGGTAAGGGGCCGATTTAGAGGAAATAAAAGtagagttaaaaaaaaaaaagggtaaattctatttattaaaaaagatagaaaTAGCGATACACAGTACACACCCCCGCAGAAATTGGAACGTCCATATGACTGTTAGTTAATTATTGGAGAAAAATCAGAACGTGGAGACTAGACGAAGGGGAAGAAAATCATCGCACTGTTCAGTTAATTTCATTTGAAGTACTTTGACTTACAACGTAAGACCGTGCAATGGTATAAACTATAAACTGAGTTATTGATCTCTCATCATCATAAGtatacaacaaaaataaataaattaatccaCACCTTAAAGATAATGAGAAAACAACGAATGTGCCATTATAATAGCGCCAACAGAGACGAAGAAGTACAAAATTGACAAATATACGAATTTAAATTATTGTCTTAGATGAGTTTAATTTGTACaaactaaaccctaaaattaGAAATGCGAAGCAAAATGGCTAGCTACATGAGAACCTGACTaacattagaaaataaaaaaggtctaaacttttttaaaaagatcaaaAGGTCCCTGTGGCTTCAATTGTTTGCATAAACCcagataaatataataaactaaCCGATCTTTGGCTCCAGTTAAGTGAATATCTGCATGCTTGCAGAAATACTTCAATTGCGGAAGCTTACAACACCCAATCATTTGTCCCAAAAACAAGAACAACCAATTGATATTCCTCTTCTTTGCGGCGATCACCGGAACCGCCGTATTCTTTCCGTTGCAGAACTCACAGTTTGGAAGAACCGGAGCCATCCAAGAGCTCGGTGCCCGGTCGTGCGTGTCCCGGTTTTTCTTGATAACGAACCGCGCAACTTCGCGAAACTTCCCTTCCAGATCGAAATCCATTTCGTATTGCTTCTGACACGATCTGCATTTAACGGTTCCGGAGATTGAGCTAATTTTGTTTGCCAGTAAGTGTTCAAGAGTATGAACGGTGGCGAGTTTCGTTGTGGCCCATGGGAATGGCGGTGGATCTATGGTCTTTGTTTTGGCGGTGGCTTTCTTCGTTCGTCTGGTCATCGCCGCCGGCAGCATAAGTGGCTGAGCGGGCTTTTGGTCTTCTTGTGATGAGTGCGGGGGTGTGGGTGGTgaagggagggagagagagagggttaGCCATTGGTCATTATTGATTGTGCCGTCGTCCATGgctgaattgaaaacaaaaaatggtAGGTACCTTTGTgttttttattaggtttttgggatttgaatttgaagtaGGAAGGGTGAATTTGGTTCTGACTTCTGAGATATGTGAAACTAATAAGGGGAGGCTATGCAATGAATGTTTGTCGATAAGCCGTTATATGAGAGAGAAATCATATCCACAATCACGTTGCCACCtcgtataataaaaaaaatgttaaaaagccagtaatttttatgatttgtaactattaaataatcatcaataataattttaatggtgtgagattgatgTAAGATTTTATCCAATAGCTTATTTTTCTTTGCTGGATATATATTGGCCAAAATTTTATAAGTTGTTGGCCTCTAGactttttttagtaaaaatattaattaaagtggtctaaatcaaataaaaattagttttattagttaGTGAGTCCTATCAGGTAGTCAATGAAATATATGTACAATGTATATAATGAGTTattgagttaaaaaataaatatcactCATACTATTTTGAATCTAGAGTTCTGATATCATATCATGATACCGCTCATTCCAAAAACTTAAGCTGATGGAAaaaggtaacactaatggttatatctctaatattgaATCGGACATCTCTATTTGGttggaaggaaagaaatagagaagaaagaaatagaaaggaaagaaaggaaaggaaagaaattgagtggatttttattttccttagaTATGTTTGGAtga
This portion of the Arachis duranensis cultivar V14167 chromosome 6, aradu.V14167.gnm2.J7QH, whole genome shotgun sequence genome encodes:
- the LOC107493316 gene encoding uncharacterized protein LOC107493316, giving the protein MDDGTINNDQWLTLSLSLPSPPTPPHSSQEDQKPAQPLMLPAAMTRRTKKATAKTKTIDPPPFPWATTKLATVHTLEHLLANKISSISGTVKCRSCQKQYEMDFDLEGKFREVARFVIKKNRDTHDRAPSSWMAPVLPNCEFCNGKNTAVPVIAAKKRNINWLFLFLGQMIGCCKLPQLKYFCKHADIHLTGAKDRCGLIYLFLLYTYDDERSITQFIVYTIARSYVKNNNFDDPVSSYFDNDQLR